The Achromobacter pestifer genome includes a region encoding these proteins:
- the rpmA gene encoding 50S ribosomal protein L27, giving the protein MAQKKGGGSTRNGRDSESKRLGVKTFGGELIPAGSIIVRQRGTRFHAGVNVGMGKDHTLFALVDGKVQFGFKGALNKQTVSIIAAE; this is encoded by the coding sequence ATGGCACAGAAAAAGGGCGGCGGCTCTACGCGAAACGGACGCGACTCAGAATCAAAGCGTCTGGGCGTCAAGACCTTCGGCGGTGAATTGATTCCCGCTGGTTCGATCATCGTGCGTCAGCGCGGTACTCGCTTCCACGCTGGCGTGAACGTCGGCATGGGCAAGGACCACACCCTGTTCGCGCTGGTCGACGGCAAGGTTCAATTCGGCTTCAAGGGCGCATTGAACAAGCAAACCGTTTCGATCATCGCTGCCGAGTAA
- a CDS encoding helix-turn-helix domain-containing protein, protein MKTFSDRLKHARLLRGHTQKDLARLARISQSAIGSYESGLRHSSRSARKLAQVLKVEAEWLETGKGPMELPVDGYDLSNTLPAPGVAEPVPRPGGRPRPMAPWPFPNISPSQFESLTADDRLILESITQAYIEKTILIRRGAKTRGRKLG, encoded by the coding sequence GTGAAAACATTCTCAGACCGACTGAAGCATGCGCGCCTGCTGCGTGGCCACACGCAGAAAGACCTCGCACGTCTAGCACGCATTTCGCAAAGCGCCATCGGCAGCTACGAAAGCGGCTTGCGGCATTCAAGCCGCTCGGCGCGCAAGCTGGCGCAGGTCCTGAAGGTCGAAGCCGAATGGCTGGAAACCGGCAAAGGCCCCATGGAACTTCCCGTGGATGGCTACGACCTCAGCAACACCCTGCCCGCGCCCGGCGTAGCCGAACCCGTGCCGCGCCCCGGCGGCCGGCCGCGTCCGATGGCGCCCTGGCCCTTTCCGAATATTTCGCCTTCGCAGTTCGAATCGCTCACGGCCGACGACCGCCTGATCCTTGAATCGATCACGCAGGCCTACATCGAAAAGACCATCCTGATCCGCCGCGGCGCCAAGACGCGCGGCCGCAAGCTGGGCTGA
- the obgE gene encoding GTPase ObgE: MKFVDEATIEVVAGKGGNGVASFRREKFIPKGGPDGGDGGRGGTIYAVADRNINTLIDFRYARLHRAKGGENGRGSDQYGAAAPDITLRVPVGTIIHDAETGEVLFDLDTHEQKVVLAAGGQGGMGNIHFKSSLNRAPRQWTPGKEGEHRYLRMELKVLADVGLLGLPNAGKSTLITRISNAKPKIADYPFTTLHPNLGVVRTSPSRSFVVADIPGLIEGASEGAGLGHLFLRHLARTRVLLHLVDVSTPDPDADPVEQAVVDARAIVEELRRYDPELAAKPRWLILNKLDMVPDPEDTQRRFLELYDWKGPVFGISGLSGEGTQDLLYALQDYLDAEREKEHLSQDQAKDSYVAPDPRFDDKRSDAEQRPAPRGDDE, encoded by the coding sequence ATGAAATTCGTAGACGAAGCCACCATCGAAGTCGTCGCCGGCAAAGGCGGCAATGGCGTGGCGAGCTTTCGCCGCGAAAAATTCATCCCCAAGGGTGGCCCGGACGGCGGCGACGGCGGCCGCGGAGGCACCATCTATGCGGTGGCCGACCGCAACATCAATACGCTGATCGACTTCCGCTACGCCCGCCTGCACCGCGCAAAGGGCGGCGAAAATGGCCGCGGTTCGGACCAATACGGCGCCGCCGCCCCGGACATCACCCTGCGCGTGCCCGTCGGCACCATCATCCATGACGCCGAGACCGGCGAAGTCCTGTTCGACCTGGACACGCACGAGCAGAAAGTCGTGCTGGCCGCGGGCGGCCAGGGCGGCATGGGCAACATCCACTTCAAGTCCAGCCTGAACCGCGCGCCCCGCCAGTGGACGCCCGGCAAGGAAGGCGAACACCGCTACCTGCGCATGGAACTGAAGGTGCTGGCGGACGTAGGCCTGCTGGGCCTGCCGAACGCCGGCAAGTCCACGCTGATCACCCGCATTTCCAATGCGAAGCCGAAGATCGCGGACTACCCCTTCACCACGCTGCATCCCAATCTGGGCGTGGTGCGCACCTCGCCGTCGCGCAGCTTTGTCGTGGCCGACATTCCCGGCCTGATCGAAGGCGCCTCCGAAGGCGCCGGCCTGGGCCACCTGTTCCTGCGCCACCTGGCGCGCACCCGCGTGCTGCTGCACCTGGTGGACGTGTCCACGCCGGATCCCGATGCCGATCCGGTCGAGCAAGCCGTGGTGGACGCGCGCGCCATCGTCGAGGAGCTGCGCCGCTACGACCCCGAACTGGCCGCCAAGCCGCGCTGGCTGATCCTCAACAAGCTGGACATGGTGCCCGATCCCGAGGACACCCAGCGCCGCTTTCTCGAACTCTACGACTGGAAGGGTCCGGTGTTCGGCATCTCGGGCCTGTCGGGCGAGGGCACGCAAGACCTGCTCTACGCGCTGCAGGACTACCTGGACGCCGAACGCGAAAAGGAACACCTGTCGCAAGACCAGGCCAAGGACAGCTACGTGGCGCCGGACCCGCGCTTCGACGACAAGCGCTCGGACGCCGAACAGCGCCCCGCGCCGCGCGGCGACGACGAATAA
- a CDS encoding SecDF P1 head subdomain-containing protein: MQLTLRKLAPALVVVTLALAGCKTAPTKTSGDTATPQAGQEASKPAAAASVDFYLAQKQPGAGMREIALPDGKLYMQTVPVLTRADLTDAAALVDRQGQNFVGLRFSEAGARKLNDVSTKNVGNMLALVIDQELVAAPLIGEPLNRGVLAFGVASAQAASEIAAKIRGDAGAPPAGGAAPAAPAAKP; this comes from the coding sequence ATGCAACTGACCCTACGCAAATTGGCGCCCGCCTTGGTAGTCGTGACGTTGGCGCTAGCGGGTTGCAAGACCGCCCCGACTAAGACGTCCGGCGATACCGCCACGCCGCAAGCCGGCCAAGAGGCCTCCAAGCCGGCCGCCGCGGCCTCCGTGGACTTTTACCTGGCGCAGAAGCAACCTGGCGCCGGCATGCGCGAAATCGCGCTGCCCGACGGCAAGCTCTACATGCAGACCGTGCCCGTGCTGACGCGCGCCGACCTGACCGACGCCGCCGCGCTGGTGGATCGCCAGGGCCAGAACTTCGTCGGCCTGCGCTTCTCGGAAGCCGGCGCCCGCAAGCTCAATGACGTCAGCACCAAGAACGTCGGCAACATGCTGGCGCTCGTGATCGACCAGGAACTGGTCGCCGCCCCGCTCATCGGCGAACCGCTGAACCGCGGCGTCCTCGCCTTCGGCGTGGCCTCGGCCCAGGCCGCTTCGGAAATCGCCGCCAAGATCCGCGGCGACGCTGGCGCGCCGCCGGCCGGCGGTGCTGCTCCGGCGGCGCCCGCTGCCAAGCCCTGA
- the proB gene encoding glutamate 5-kinase, translating to MSAETPAVSVVTNAQRLVAKVGSSLVTNEGRGLDRAAVAHWAAQIAALHKQGKQIVLVSSGAIAEGMARLGWRKRPSVMHELQAAAAVGQMGLCQAYEAAFAEYGLRTAQILLTHEDLADRHRYLNARSTLFALLRLGVVPIVNENDTVVTDEIRLGDNDTLGALVTNLIEADTLIILTDQRGLYDSDPRKNPDAKFMSHAQAGDPALEAMAGGAGSGIGTGGMLTKVLAAKRAAHSGAHTVIASGHERNVLTRLAQGECIGSELRAVLPVWSARKQWLADHLRLRGRVVLDDGAVQALLREGKSLLPIGVTEVEGEFGRGDVVACVDGQGRECARGLINYSSVDTRRILRQPSSQIARILGSMTEPELMHRDNLVVL from the coding sequence ATGTCTGCTGAAACACCCGCCGTTTCCGTCGTCACCAACGCCCAGCGCCTCGTCGCCAAAGTCGGCTCGTCGCTGGTCACCAATGAAGGCCGCGGCCTGGACCGCGCCGCCGTGGCGCACTGGGCCGCGCAGATCGCCGCCCTGCACAAGCAGGGCAAGCAGATCGTGCTGGTCTCCAGCGGCGCCATCGCCGAAGGCATGGCGCGCCTGGGCTGGCGCAAGCGCCCGTCGGTCATGCACGAACTGCAGGCCGCCGCGGCCGTGGGCCAGATGGGCCTGTGCCAGGCTTATGAGGCGGCTTTCGCCGAATACGGCCTGCGCACCGCGCAGATCCTGCTGACGCACGAAGACCTGGCCGACCGCCACCGCTACCTGAACGCGCGCAGCACGCTGTTCGCGCTGCTGCGCCTGGGCGTGGTGCCGATCGTGAACGAAAACGACACTGTCGTCACCGACGAAATCCGGCTGGGCGACAACGATACGCTGGGCGCGCTGGTCACCAACCTGATCGAAGCCGACACGCTGATCATTCTGACGGATCAGCGCGGCCTGTACGACTCGGATCCCCGCAAGAACCCGGACGCCAAGTTCATGTCGCACGCCCAGGCCGGCGACCCGGCGCTGGAAGCCATGGCTGGCGGCGCCGGCAGCGGCATCGGCACCGGCGGCATGCTGACCAAGGTGCTGGCGGCCAAGCGCGCGGCGCATAGCGGCGCGCACACCGTCATCGCGTCGGGCCATGAACGCAATGTGCTCACGCGCCTGGCCCAAGGCGAATGCATCGGCAGCGAGTTGCGCGCCGTGCTGCCCGTGTGGTCCGCCCGCAAGCAATGGCTGGCCGACCATCTGCGCCTGCGCGGACGCGTGGTGCTGGACGATGGCGCCGTGCAAGCGCTATTGCGCGAGGGCAAAAGCCTGCTGCCCATCGGCGTGACCGAGGTGGAAGGCGAGTTCGGCCGGGGCGATGTGGTCGCCTGCGTGGATGGCCAGGGCCGCGAATGCGCCCGCGGCCTGATCAACTACTCATCGGTCGACACCCGCCGCATCCTGCGCCAGCCTTCGTCGCAGATCGCGCGCATCCTGGGCAGCATGACCGAACCCGAACTCATGCATCGGGATAACCTGGTAGTGCTGTAA
- a CDS encoding fumarylacetoacetate hydrolase family protein, translated as MDQAKALPADLEQALLVGRVWRPGSVHGPSVVIVRRGEVIDITAAAPTMADLLDRPDRVALAASAAGESLGGVHALMAASLAGQEGLRLLAPCDLQPVKAAGVTFAISLLERMIEEEAGGDASRAEEIRVRMQALIGSDLSRLRPGSPEAAKLKAELTERGQWSQYLEVGIGPDAEVFSKAPPMASVGSGARIGVLPESRWNNPEPEIVLAVDSRGEVVGATLGNDVNLRDIEGRSALLLTKAKDNNGSCAIGPFIRLFDGSFNLDSVRQADVSLRIEGLDGFELDGVSHMREISRDPLDLVRQACGRHHQYPDGFMLFLGTMFSPTQDRMGPGTGFTHKLGDRVVIASKHLGSLVNEVRLATEIEPWTFGVRALYANLAARGLLPRGA; from the coding sequence ATGGACCAAGCGAAGGCGTTGCCTGCTGACCTGGAACAGGCGCTGCTGGTGGGGCGGGTGTGGCGGCCGGGCTCGGTGCATGGCCCCAGTGTGGTGATAGTCCGCCGCGGCGAGGTGATCGACATCACGGCGGCTGCGCCCACCATGGCGGACCTGCTGGACCGCCCCGACCGCGTGGCGCTCGCGGCCAGCGCCGCGGGCGAGTCGCTGGGCGGCGTGCATGCCCTGATGGCCGCCAGCCTGGCGGGCCAGGAGGGCTTGCGCCTGCTGGCGCCTTGCGACCTGCAGCCCGTCAAGGCGGCCGGCGTCACCTTCGCCATCAGCCTGCTGGAACGCATGATCGAGGAAGAGGCGGGCGGCGACGCCAGCCGCGCCGAGGAAATCCGCGTCCGCATGCAGGCCCTGATCGGCTCCGACCTGTCCCGCCTGCGCCCGGGCTCGCCCGAAGCGGCCAAGCTGAAGGCCGAACTCACCGAGCGCGGCCAGTGGTCGCAATACCTGGAAGTCGGCATAGGCCCGGACGCCGAGGTCTTCTCCAAGGCGCCGCCCATGGCGTCGGTGGGCAGCGGCGCGCGGATCGGCGTACTGCCCGAATCCCGCTGGAACAATCCCGAACCCGAGATCGTGCTGGCGGTGGACAGCCGCGGCGAAGTCGTCGGCGCCACCCTGGGCAACGACGTCAACCTGCGCGACATCGAAGGCCGCAGCGCCTTGCTGCTGACCAAGGCCAAGGACAACAACGGCTCCTGCGCCATCGGTCCCTTCATCCGCCTGTTCGACGGCAGCTTCAACCTGGACAGCGTGCGTCAGGCCGATGTGTCCCTGCGCATCGAGGGCCTGGACGGCTTCGAGCTGGACGGTGTGAGCCACATGCGCGAAATCAGCCGCGATCCCCTGGACCTGGTGCGCCAGGCTTGCGGCAGGCACCACCAGTATCCGGACGGTTTCATGCTGTTCCTGGGCACCATGTTCTCGCCCACCCAGGACCGCATGGGCCCGGGCACCGGCTTCACCCACAAGCTGGGCGACCGCGTCGTGATTGCGTCGAAACACCTGGGCTCCCTGGTGAACGAAGTGCGGCTGGCCACCGAGATCGAGCCCTGGACCTTCGGAGTGCGCGCACTCTATGCCAACCTGGCCGCACGCGGCCTGTTGCCGCGAGGAGCCTGA
- a CDS encoding IclR family transcriptional regulator — protein sequence MASEHDVPAIRRTHDILRLLASRRAPVKASELAACCQLARSTLYLLLDCLEQRRWIERRDGGYVIGIELMALGYAYLRQDGLQTAFQAAAGAFVARHNEVVQLATLDGFDVVYLAREDARRPVRLVSDLGLRLPAHACALGKALLASLPPQALATCVPAVLPRVTERSLATRAALDQELEQVRSTGLAQDLEEVATGLVCFAAYVGMTPLGKRVAVSTSIPTDRLDEAHRRGVIDGIRLVARDIALRAIPGA from the coding sequence ATGGCTTCCGAACACGACGTCCCCGCCATCCGGCGCACTCATGACATCCTGCGGCTGCTGGCCAGCCGCCGCGCTCCCGTCAAGGCATCGGAACTGGCCGCGTGCTGCCAGCTCGCCCGCAGCACGCTGTACCTGCTGCTCGATTGCCTGGAGCAACGCCGCTGGATCGAACGCCGCGACGGCGGCTACGTCATCGGCATCGAACTGATGGCGCTGGGCTACGCCTATCTGCGCCAGGACGGATTGCAGACGGCATTCCAGGCCGCCGCCGGCGCCTTCGTGGCGCGGCACAACGAAGTGGTGCAGCTGGCGACGCTGGACGGATTCGATGTGGTCTATCTGGCCCGCGAGGACGCGCGCCGCCCGGTGCGGCTGGTATCGGACCTGGGCCTGCGACTGCCCGCGCACGCCTGCGCGCTGGGCAAGGCTTTGCTCGCCAGCCTGCCGCCGCAAGCGCTGGCCACCTGCGTGCCCGCGGTGTTGCCGCGCGTCACCGAGCGCAGCCTCGCCACTCGCGCCGCGCTCGACCAGGAATTGGAACAGGTGCGCAGCACCGGACTGGCGCAGGACCTGGAGGAAGTGGCGACCGGCCTGGTCTGCTTTGCCGCCTACGTGGGCATGACGCCGCTGGGCAAGCGGGTGGCCGTGAGCACCTCCATCCCCACTGACCGGCTGGACGAAGCGCACCGCCGCGGCGTAATCGACGGGATCCGGCTCGTGGCGCGGGACATCGCCCTGCGGGCGATCCCCGGCGCTTGA
- a CDS encoding transcriptional regulator: protein MEQRGSVFVVRLDETAGEEFAEALRLLRWQASVFDTTAGLLEHLQAQAADALVLLGGIEGVPGLIAMLRRAAPAAAVLWHATAASAADRIAALDAGADVCAPAGMDALEWDALLRNLYRRAPSVALPWRLDPHVGALAGPAGEYLPLTVTERAFFVRLLNAPGYCLRRECFFPADRRKSLDGARRVDVLLSRLRSKARRLNIDLPVLAVRGWGYILLPEGAARERDFTALPGYPDA from the coding sequence ATGGAGCAACGAGGCAGCGTCTTCGTCGTACGGCTCGACGAAACGGCGGGCGAGGAATTCGCCGAGGCCTTGCGCCTGTTGCGTTGGCAAGCCAGCGTCTTCGATACGACCGCCGGGCTATTGGAACACTTGCAGGCTCAGGCCGCTGACGCCCTGGTACTTTTGGGAGGTATTGAGGGCGTGCCGGGTTTGATTGCCATGCTGCGCCGCGCGGCGCCAGCCGCGGCGGTGCTGTGGCACGCCACGGCGGCCAGCGCGGCCGATCGCATTGCCGCGCTGGATGCGGGCGCTGACGTCTGTGCTCCCGCAGGCATGGACGCGTTGGAATGGGATGCCCTGCTGCGCAATCTGTACCGGCGCGCGCCGTCCGTCGCCTTGCCCTGGCGGCTCGATCCGCACGTCGGCGCGCTGGCCGGGCCGGCAGGCGAGTACCTGCCGTTGACGGTCACGGAGCGCGCTTTTTTTGTCCGCTTATTGAACGCGCCGGGCTATTGCCTGCGCCGGGAGTGCTTCTTCCCGGCAGATAGGCGTAAGTCCCTGGATGGAGCGCGGCGGGTGGATGTGCTGTTGTCGCGGCTGCGCAGCAAGGCGCGCCGCCTCAACATCGACTTGCCCGTGCTCGCGGTGCGGGGATGGGGCTATATCCTGCTGCCCGAGGGCGCCGCGAGAGAGCGGGACTTTACAGCACTACCAGGTTATCCCGATGCATGA
- the rplU gene encoding 50S ribosomal protein L21: MYAVVKTGGKQYRVAAGEKLKIEQIPADIGQEITLDQVLSVGEGDQLKVGTPLVSGAVVKATVLAQGRHDKVKIFKMRRRKHYQKRQGHRQNYTEIRIEAITA, encoded by the coding sequence ATGTACGCGGTCGTAAAAACCGGTGGCAAGCAGTATCGCGTTGCCGCTGGCGAAAAACTCAAGATAGAACAGATACCGGCAGACATTGGGCAAGAAATCACCCTGGACCAAGTGCTGTCCGTGGGCGAAGGCGACCAACTGAAAGTTGGCACGCCCCTCGTCTCCGGCGCCGTGGTCAAGGCAACGGTTCTTGCGCAAGGCCGCCACGACAAGGTCAAGATCTTCAAGATGCGCCGTCGCAAGCACTATCAGAAGCGTCAGGGCCACCGTCAGAACTACACCGAAATCCGCATCGAAGCCATCACGGCTTAA
- a CDS encoding FAD-binding oxidoreductase, translating to MSASDFTQRLVQALGPDTVITAEADIAPWLSDWRGLYKGNAQAVVRPRTTAEVATCLALCQEAGVPVVPRGGNTGLCGGATPDAAAGNVVLSLDRMNAVRSIDTIANTMVAEAGAILGNLRRAAQDAGRLLPLSLAAEDSSQIGGNVATNAGGVNVVRYGMARELVLGLEAVLPTGEIFHGLRTLRKDNTGYDLKQLLIGSEGTLGVITAVALRLFPRTDVRSVVLAAVESPAQALQLFEILFEQCGARLQAFEYFSGDCLDLVLAHAAGVQEPFDQRYPAYVLVELADTADETALNGLLENVIGTALERGLCLDAAVSASLAQLQALWKLREEISEAQRADGPHLKHDVSLPIECIPDFMESAEARVRALYPDLRPFIFGHFGDGNLHYNLSRPAGADRDWVAVHGAAITDAVLDEVNRYGGSISAEHGIGQLKRDHFLHSKDALELRLMREIKAVLDPAGIMNPGKLL from the coding sequence ATGAGCGCATCCGACTTTACGCAACGCCTGGTCCAGGCACTGGGCCCCGATACCGTCATCACCGCCGAGGCCGACATCGCGCCTTGGCTGTCCGACTGGCGCGGCCTGTACAAAGGCAACGCGCAAGCGGTGGTGCGCCCGCGCACGACCGCCGAGGTCGCCACCTGCCTGGCGCTATGCCAGGAGGCAGGCGTGCCGGTGGTGCCGCGCGGCGGCAACACCGGCCTGTGCGGCGGCGCCACGCCGGACGCGGCCGCGGGCAACGTGGTGCTGAGCCTGGACCGCATGAACGCCGTGCGCTCCATCGACACCATCGCCAACACCATGGTGGCCGAGGCGGGCGCGATCCTGGGCAATCTGCGCCGCGCCGCGCAGGACGCGGGCCGCCTGTTGCCGCTGAGCCTGGCGGCGGAAGACTCGAGCCAGATCGGCGGCAACGTCGCCACCAACGCCGGCGGCGTGAACGTGGTGCGCTACGGCATGGCGCGCGAACTGGTGCTGGGCCTGGAGGCCGTGCTGCCCACGGGCGAGATCTTCCATGGCCTGCGCACGCTGCGCAAGGACAACACCGGCTACGACCTCAAGCAATTGCTGATCGGTTCCGAAGGCACGCTGGGCGTCATCACCGCCGTCGCCTTGCGCCTGTTCCCGCGCACCGACGTGCGCTCGGTGGTGCTGGCCGCCGTGGAGTCGCCGGCGCAGGCCCTGCAACTGTTCGAGATCCTGTTCGAACAATGCGGCGCGCGCCTGCAGGCGTTCGAGTACTTCTCGGGCGATTGCCTGGATCTGGTGCTGGCGCATGCCGCAGGCGTGCAGGAACCCTTTGATCAGCGCTATCCGGCCTATGTGCTCGTGGAGTTGGCGGACACCGCCGACGAGACGGCGCTCAACGGCCTGCTTGAAAACGTGATCGGCACGGCGCTGGAGCGCGGCCTGTGCCTGGATGCAGCCGTGTCGGCATCGCTGGCGCAGTTGCAGGCGCTGTGGAAGCTGCGCGAGGAAATCTCCGAAGCGCAGCGCGCCGACGGCCCGCACCTGAAGCACGACGTGTCGCTGCCGATCGAATGCATCCCCGACTTCATGGAATCCGCCGAGGCACGCGTGCGCGCGCTGTACCCGGACCTCCGCCCCTTCATCTTCGGCCACTTCGGCGACGGCAACCTGCACTACAACCTGTCGCGCCCGGCCGGCGCCGACCGCGACTGGGTGGCGGTGCATGGGGCGGCGATCACGGATGCGGTGCTGGACGAGGTCAATCGCTATGGCGGGAGCATTTCCGCGGAACATGGGATTGGGCAGTTGAAGCGGGACCATTTCCTGCATAGCAAGGATGCGCTGGAGTTGCGGTTGATGCGGGAAATCAAGGCTGTGTTGGATCCTGCGGGGATTATGAATCCTGGGAAGTTGCTGTAG
- the thiC gene encoding phosphomethylpyrimidine synthase ThiC, which produces MNANPKFLAATAEVDAAAVAPLPKSRRVYEVGSRPDIRVPFREIEQDDTPTMFGGEKNPPLTVYDCSGPYTDPEAKIDIRRGLPELRRVWIEERGDTEVLSGPTSDYGKERLTDPKLTAMRFDLQRPPRRAKSGANVSQMHYARRGIITPEMEYVAIRESLRREHYLQTLRDSGPDGEKMVKRLLRQHPGQSFGAAIPAAITPEFVRDEIARGRAIIPANINHPEVEPMAIGRNFLVKINANIGNSAVSSGIGEEVEKMTWAIRWGGDTVMDLSTGKHIHETREWIIRNSPVPIGTVPIYQALEKVDGKAEDLTWEIFRDTLIEQAEQGVDYFTIHAGVRLPFIPMTADRMTGIVSRGGSIMAKWCLAHHKESFLYERFEEICEIMKAYDVSFSLGDGLRPGSGYDANDEAQFAELKTLGELTQVAWKHDVQVMIEGPGHVPMQMIKENMELQLEHCHEAPFYTLGPLTTDIAPGYDHITSGIGAALIGWYGTAMLCYVTPKEHLGLPNKKDVKDGIITYKIAAHAADLAKGHPGAAIRDNALSKARFEFRWDDQFNLGLDPDTAKEFHDETLPKDSMKVAHFCSMCGPHFCSMKITQDVRDYAAAQGVSEKDALQKGMQEKSVEFVKKGAEVYHRQ; this is translated from the coding sequence ATGAACGCCAATCCCAAATTCCTGGCCGCTACCGCCGAAGTCGACGCGGCGGCCGTCGCACCGCTGCCCAAATCCCGCCGCGTGTATGAAGTGGGCTCGCGCCCCGACATCCGCGTGCCGTTCCGCGAAATCGAGCAGGACGACACGCCGACGATGTTCGGCGGTGAGAAGAACCCGCCGCTGACCGTCTATGACTGCAGCGGCCCCTACACCGACCCCGAAGCCAAGATCGACATCCGCCGCGGCCTGCCCGAACTGCGCCGCGTCTGGATCGAAGAGCGCGGCGACACGGAAGTGCTGTCAGGTCCGACCAGCGACTACGGCAAGGAACGTCTGACCGATCCCAAGCTGACGGCGATGCGCTTCGACCTGCAGCGCCCGCCGCGCCGCGCCAAGTCCGGCGCCAACGTGTCGCAAATGCATTACGCCCGCCGCGGCATCATCACCCCGGAAATGGAATACGTGGCAATCCGCGAAAGTCTGCGCCGCGAGCACTATCTGCAGACGCTGCGCGACAGCGGCCCCGACGGCGAGAAGATGGTCAAGCGCCTGCTGCGCCAGCACCCGGGCCAATCGTTCGGCGCCGCCATTCCCGCCGCCATCACGCCCGAGTTCGTGCGCGACGAGATCGCGCGCGGCCGCGCCATCATCCCGGCCAACATCAACCACCCGGAAGTGGAGCCGATGGCCATCGGCCGCAACTTCCTGGTGAAGATCAACGCCAACATCGGCAACTCCGCCGTCAGCTCCGGCATCGGCGAAGAAGTGGAAAAGATGACCTGGGCGATCCGCTGGGGCGGCGACACGGTCATGGACCTGTCCACCGGCAAGCACATTCACGAAACGCGCGAATGGATCATCCGCAACTCGCCCGTGCCCATCGGCACCGTGCCGATCTACCAGGCGCTGGAAAAGGTCGACGGCAAGGCCGAGGACCTGACCTGGGAGATCTTCCGCGACACGCTGATCGAGCAGGCCGAACAGGGCGTGGACTACTTCACGATCCACGCGGGCGTGCGCCTGCCGTTCATCCCCATGACGGCCGACCGCATGACCGGCATCGTCTCGCGCGGCGGCTCGATCATGGCGAAGTGGTGCCTGGCGCATCACAAGGAGAGCTTCCTGTACGAGCGCTTCGAGGAAATCTGCGAAATCATGAAGGCCTACGACGTCAGCTTCTCGCTGGGCGACGGCCTGCGCCCGGGTTCGGGCTACGACGCCAACGACGAGGCGCAATTCGCCGAACTGAAGACGCTGGGCGAGCTGACCCAGGTGGCATGGAAGCATGATGTGCAGGTCATGATCGAAGGCCCGGGCCACGTGCCGATGCAGATGATCAAGGAGAACATGGAGCTGCAGCTGGAACACTGCCACGAGGCGCCGTTCTACACGCTCGGCCCCCTGACCACCGACATCGCTCCGGGCTACGACCACATCACGTCCGGCATCGGCGCAGCGCTGATCGGCTGGTACGGCACGGCGATGCTCTGTTATGTGACGCCCAAGGAGCACCTCGGCCTGCCGAACAAGAAGGACGTGAAGGACGGCATCATCACGTACAAGATCGCGGCCCACGCGGCGGACCTGGCCAAGGGTCATCCGGGCGCGGCGATCCGCGACAACGCGCTGTCCAAAGCGCGCTTCGAATTCCGCTGGGACGACCAGTTCAACCTGGGGCTGGATCCGGACACCGCCAAGGAATTCCACGACGAGACGCTACCCAAGGATTCGATGAAGGTGGCGCACTTCTGCTCGATGTGCGGACCGCATTTCTGCTCGATGAAGATCACCCAGGACGTGCGGGATTATGCGGCGGCGCAGGGGGTTAGCGAGAAGGATGCGTTGCAGAAGGGGATGCAGGAGAAGTCCGTGGAGTTCGTTAAGAAGGGGGCCGAGGTTTATCATCGGCAGTGA